One Primulina tabacum isolate GXHZ01 chromosome 10, ASM2559414v2, whole genome shotgun sequence DNA segment encodes these proteins:
- the LOC142504842 gene encoding anthocyanidin 3-O-glucosyltransferase 2-like → MKTELVIIPSPGLSHLASTVEAAKILLRRDDRLSITLLIMKYPKDEFVDSYTQTISSDSNSTSTAFSLRIINLPNIETAASDNFLFDIIYRQISNVRKVLSELVQQSSARIAGIVVDMFCTRFVDVADEFGLPSYIFFTSSASSFGLFSHLTSLKFEHNQELTQYNKSDAELSVPCLSIKVPAKVLPPVAVTEGPLTEGVFDCFKRFARVKGVLINTFYELESYAIQSLSNGNSPKVYPIGPILNLTHQVGSSKSQSNDDEIKKWLDLQPESSVLFLCFGSGGTFEVPQVKEIAVALERCGHRFLWSVRKPPPAVMGRPLPTDYEDFDDILPEGFLERIKGRGKLIGWAPQMEVLSHPSVGGFVSHCGWNSTLESIWCGIPVATFPLYAEQQLNAFQLVKELGMAEAIRIDYRKDSEAEVVGSEEIEAAIRRLMDVEGSSRVREKVREMQKESRLAVEEGGSSYTAQISFIEDIINCFG, encoded by the coding sequence ATGAAAACCGAACTAGTGATCATCCCCTCGCCGGGGCTGAGCCACCTCGCCTCCACCGTGGAGGCGGCGAAGATTCTTCTCCGGAGAGACGATCGTCTCTCTATCACCTTACTCATCATGAAGTATCCCAAGGATGAATTCGTCGACTCTTACACCCAAACAATCTCTTCAGACAGCAACTCCACCTCCACCGCCTTCTCTTTACGCATAATCAATCTCCCGAATATAGAAACCGCCGCATCAGACAATTTTTTATTCGATATAATCTATCGCCAAATCTCCAACGTAAGAAAGGTGTTGTCCGAGCTCGTGCAACAATCCTCGGCCCGAATCGCAGGAATTGTTGTGGACATGTTCTGCACCAGATTCGTCGATGTTGCTGATGAATTTGGCCTCCCATCTTACATCTTTTTCACTTCCAGCGCTTCTTCTTTTGGCCTGTTTAGCCATCTAACATCCCTTAAATTCGAACACAACCAAGAACTCACTCAGTACAACAAATCCGACGCAGAGTTATCTGTGCCTTGTCTATCCATTAAAGTTCCCGCTAAGGTCTTGCCTCCTGTAGCGGTGACGGAAGGTCCCTTAACGGAAGGCGTGTTCGATTGTTTCAAAAGATTTGCAAGGGTTAAAGGTGTTTTGATCAACACATTTTATGAGCTTGAATCTTATGCTATTCAATCTTTGTCAAATGGGAATTCACCAAAAGTTTACCCCATTGGACCTATACTGAATTTAACCCATCAAGTTGGAAGCTCCAAAAGCCAGTCCAACGATGACGAGATCAAGAAATGGCTCGATCTTCAACCCGAATCGTCTGTACTATTCTTGTGCTTCGGAAGTGGAGGGACTTTCGAGGTGCCACAAGTGAAGGAGATAGCAGTTGCATTGGAGAGATGCGGGCACCGTTTCCTGTGGTCTGTAAGGAAACCGCCACCGGCAGTGATGGGGCGGCCTCTTCCGACAGATTAcgaagatttcgatgatataTTGCCGGAAGGATTCTTGGAGAGGATTAAAGGGAGAGGTAAGTTGATAGGATGGGCGCCGCAGATGGAGGTGCTGTCACATCCCTCAGTGGGCGGATTCGTGTCGCATTGCGGCTGGAATTCGACGTTGGAGAGCATATGGTGTGGCATTCCGGTTGCGACGTTCCCATTGTACGCAGAGCAACAGCTGAATGCGTTTCAGCTAGTGAAGGAGTTAGGGATGGCGGAGGCGATCAGGATTGACTACAGGAAGGATTCTGAGGCAGAGGTTGTGGGTTCGGAGGAGATCGAGGCGGCGATACGGCGGCTGATGGATGTTGAAGGGAGCAGTAGAGTGAGGGAGAAGGTTAGGGAAATGCAGAAGGAAAGCAGATTGGCTGTGGAAGAAGGTGGATCTTCCTATACTGCTCAGATTAGCTTCATTGAGGATATAATCAACTGCTTTGGTTGA